Proteins from one Candidatus Zixiibacteriota bacterium genomic window:
- a CDS encoding ATP-binding protein, translating into MPGLPPIPSFRGFRRQLLLLRLMIVLPLVPLAVITFWLPPRWQLVSWSMMLVITAATVFIGSLSVKRIIRTLEHRETELWTTHEQLITADRLASVGMMAASVAHEVNNPLTTIRVLIHSVHEQLPLTDPRRADLDVVQAEIDKIRALILRLLQFAKPREPELAAASLSDILARVVDLIRPQAQMQNVTLVEHYESLPPIWADGGQLGQVFLNILLNAGEAVPPGGTIRLSTHSAGADSVGATIWNSGPGLAPGLEERIFEPFFTTKATGTGLGLSIARMIVEKHHGSIRAIGHGPDGTSFRISLPLGSAEGTVDGRQ; encoded by the coding sequence ATGCCCGGACTTCCCCCCATCCCGTCGTTTCGCGGCTTCCGTCGTCAGCTTCTCTTGCTGCGGCTGATGATCGTGCTGCCTCTGGTCCCCTTGGCCGTGATCACCTTCTGGCTCCCTCCCCGATGGCAACTCGTTTCATGGTCGATGATGCTTGTCATCACCGCAGCGACCGTGTTCATCGGGTCGCTGTCTGTCAAGCGAATCATCCGCACGCTGGAGCACCGCGAGACCGAGCTCTGGACGACCCACGAGCAGTTGATCACCGCCGATCGCCTCGCCTCGGTGGGGATGATGGCAGCCTCGGTGGCCCACGAGGTCAACAACCCGCTCACGACGATCCGCGTGCTCATTCATTCGGTGCACGAGCAACTGCCCCTGACCGATCCGCGCCGCGCCGATTTGGACGTTGTCCAGGCCGAGATCGACAAGATTCGTGCCCTGATCCTGCGCTTGCTGCAGTTCGCCAAGCCGCGCGAGCCGGAGTTGGCCGCCGCATCGTTGAGCGACATCCTGGCGCGGGTGGTCGACCTGATACGGCCGCAGGCGCAGATGCAGAACGTCACACTCGTCGAGCACTACGAGTCGTTGCCGCCGATCTGGGCGGACGGCGGGCAGTTGGGCCAGGTGTTTCTCAACATCCTGCTGAACGCCGGCGAGGCAGTACCTCCAGGGGGAACGATTCGTCTCTCCACGCACTCGGCCGGGGCGGATAGCGTCGGCGCCACGATTTGGAATTCCGGTCCCGGACTGGCGCCTGGCCTCGAAGAACGCATCTTCGAGCCCTTCTTCACGACGAAGGCGACCGGGACGGGGCTGGGACTCTCCATCGCGCGCATGATCGTCGAAAAACACCATGGGTCGATCCGGGCCATCGGACACGGACCGGATGGCACGAGCTTCCGCATCTCGCTGCCTTTGGGTTCCGCAGAAGGGACGGTGGATGGAAGACAATAG
- a CDS encoding sigma-54 dependent transcriptional regulator, whose product MEDNRHHVLVVDDDRNLRFAFHRILDPDVYTIEEAASGEEALEMVQSRSYAAVFLDLRMGGISGLDVLARLQAIDNKIPVIVMTAYGTTDTAIEAVKKGAYDFILKPFEVADIQRLAEQAVTAHRLMARKVDLATADETPPVGEGDTLVGRSRAMQEVYKQIGRVAESDVSVLIVGPSGSGKELVARAIYHHSRRADKPFLAVNCAAIPEGLLESELFGHERGSFTSADHRRLGKFERADGGTLFLDEIGDMSPATQSKILRVLQDGVIERVGGSETVDVDVRIIAATHRDLMHLVRQGQFREDLYFRLNVFTIELPYLVERREDIPILVRYFVERECRRLGRSVVHVLPETMNRLVGHVWRGNVRELENVISRALVVTTGPTLLPESIMFAETTGATDRPAGAASDDELLDDIFARLAARFEEGSDQPILSVLEREMLTRALDHVDGNQVQAARLLGMSRQTLRNRLADEDFRQDEKMD is encoded by the coding sequence ATGGAAGACAATAGGCATCACGTGCTGGTCGTCGATGATGATCGGAACCTGCGGTTCGCGTTCCATCGCATTCTCGATCCGGACGTTTACACGATCGAGGAGGCGGCGTCCGGCGAAGAGGCGCTGGAGATGGTGCAATCGCGGTCGTACGCGGCGGTCTTTCTCGACCTGCGTATGGGCGGCATCTCCGGGCTGGATGTCCTGGCGCGCCTGCAGGCCATCGACAACAAGATCCCGGTCATCGTGATGACCGCGTACGGCACGACCGACACCGCGATTGAAGCCGTCAAGAAGGGGGCCTATGACTTCATTCTCAAGCCCTTTGAAGTTGCCGACATCCAGCGTCTGGCGGAGCAGGCGGTCACCGCGCACCGGCTGATGGCGCGCAAAGTCGACCTGGCGACCGCCGACGAGACGCCGCCGGTCGGCGAAGGCGACACGTTGGTCGGGCGCTCACGCGCGATGCAGGAGGTCTACAAGCAGATCGGCCGCGTCGCCGAGTCGGACGTCAGCGTCCTCATCGTCGGCCCCTCGGGATCGGGGAAGGAGCTTGTGGCGCGTGCCATTTATCATCACTCGCGCCGCGCCGACAAGCCGTTTCTGGCCGTCAACTGCGCCGCCATTCCCGAGGGACTTCTGGAGAGCGAGTTGTTCGGCCACGAACGCGGATCGTTCACATCGGCCGACCACCGGCGTCTGGGGAAGTTCGAGCGCGCCGACGGCGGCACGTTGTTCCTGGACGAGATCGGCGACATGAGCCCGGCCACGCAATCGAAGATCCTGCGCGTGCTCCAGGACGGCGTGATCGAGCGGGTCGGCGGCAGTGAGACAGTCGACGTGGACGTGCGGATCATCGCCGCCACGCATCGCGACTTGATGCATCTCGTGCGGCAGGGTCAATTCCGCGAGGACCTGTACTTCCGGTTGAACGTCTTCACCATCGAGTTGCCGTACCTGGTCGAGCGGCGCGAGGATATCCCGATCCTCGTGCGGTATTTCGTCGAACGGGAATGCCGGCGCCTGGGTCGTTCGGTCGTCCATGTCCTGCCGGAGACGATGAACAGGCTGGTCGGGCACGTGTGGCGGGGAAATGTCCGCGAGCTGGAAAACGTCATCAGCCGCGCCCTGGTCGTGACGACGGGGCCGACGCTGCTGCCGGAGTCGATCATGTTTGCCGAGACGACGGGCGCGACGGACCGCCCGGCGGGTGCGGCGAGCGACGACGAGCTCCTCGATGACATCTTCGCGCGTCTGGCCGCACGTTTCGAGGAGGGATCGGATCAGCCGATTCTCAGCGTTCTCGAACGAGAAATGCTCACGCGGGCGTTGGACCACGTCGACGGCAACCAGGTCCAGGCGGCGCGGCTTTTGGGCATGTCCCGCCAGACGTTACGCAATCGCCTGGCGGATGAAGATTTCCGACAGGATGAGAAGATGGATTAG
- a CDS encoding thioredoxin family protein produces MKLATCVIAVAMVVLMSEAGMAGWYVDSLKDARVVEIRGETADTLQVGKGKPDRYVEDNLDYLLANHEWLIVCFCAYWCGDCNNYKPDYVGASQQPEYAGIRWAWADVDGVVGNEGLRKGFELPGTPVTILFHQGQIIKAPDGSKSILEGQEGDKTYVDLIALLKKFYRP; encoded by the coding sequence ATGAAACTCGCGACATGCGTCATCGCGGTGGCAATGGTCGTTCTGATGTCGGAGGCCGGTATGGCGGGATGGTATGTTGATTCCTTGAAAGACGCGCGCGTCGTCGAGATCCGCGGCGAGACCGCCGACACGCTCCAAGTCGGCAAGGGCAAGCCGGATCGCTACGTGGAGGACAACCTCGATTACCTCTTGGCAAACCACGAATGGCTGATCGTCTGCTTCTGTGCCTACTGGTGCGGCGACTGCAACAACTACAAACCCGATTATGTCGGGGCCTCGCAGCAACCGGAGTACGCCGGGATTCGTTGGGCCTGGGCCGACGTCGATGGCGTGGTCGGCAATGAAGGTCTCCGCAAGGGCTTCGAACTTCCGGGCACGCCGGTGACGATCCTCTTTCACCAGGGTCAGATCATCAAGGCCCCCGATGGTTCGAAGTCCATCCTCGAAGGCCAGGAGGGGGACAAGACGTACGTCGATCTGATCGCGCTTTTGAAGAAATTCTATAGGCCGTAG